TGGGCACTAGGTTAATCATACCAGTTAGTTAAAGTTGTCTTTTTACAAGATGCTCTCATACACCCAATCATTATATTTTcttcttttatcaaaaaaaataatatatatttccTTCTCCAAAATAACAAAAggagaaaaggcaaatctttccTTCTATTTTTTTGATACAACTTCTTTTTACAAGATGCACACTGATATATGAAAACAGTTTATTCTCACAAAATGAAAATGACaagtttctccttttcttttttgaCACACAACCTTTTTTTGTGTCAGGTTAAAGGCAGCTTTTTATCAGCATGGAGGAGAGTCAGCACTTTTCTCAGCCATAGGCTTATGGCAAAAGCCAGTGCCTTCTCTTTCCTTTGCTTCTTAATGTGCTTTTGCTTAGGGTATGTACTGTGATCGGGACAATACCCTACTGTTCCCCATCTAACTGTCCTTGCAGGCAGCTAAAGCCTAGTAGGATAGGGCTGCAGATGTGGCTTAGATTGTGATCTGCATGCAAATCAGTTGATAAAGATTCATTTTGCTTTGCACTCTCATGAATCACCATCCTAATTCCTGAACAATGTTGATTTGCTAGCACTATGTGATCCAGTAAGTTACCTGAACATGGATGCTATTCTCCAGGTGGGCATAATTCAGCATCTTGTCTGGATCCAGTACCCCTGCGGTAGGAAACAAGCGGCGGTAACATCGTTACCGCTGAAAGAGACGAGTGGGTGGGTGCTCGCTGCACAATGTGCGCAGTCAAAACCTCGGGGAATTTTATGTCACTGCCCCGGTCTGGATCTACTACCAGTTGTCGGCGACGAAGATTTTTCTTATTGCTGCGTCTAGGGGCTAGCCTGGCATTGCTGGACGTTTCCTGATCAAGAAGTAATGTGCAGTTGCAGCAAAGTGTAGTTCCGCCATGTGCACCAATGCCGCATCATACCGACAACCCGCTTTCGCCATTCCTCTGCGCAACTGGGAGCTGCTCGTCTCTCGGCGTCGCCAATTTCCATTATCAAGGGAGATGGATGAGACAGGGAGCTTTCATACTAGGTGATCACTCCACTAACAACTCACCATCCTGCTTTCCTCTGGATTGGATCGGACGGGACAGAACCGCCTTTTCTGCACAACTGAATAGCTCTGCACCCTTACCATGATGAGAATAGGGTCAAGTTTGTAGCCCAAACAGGAGCTTGCCAAACTCACCGAAGTGTGCAAATAGTGGAGTCTTTTCCACTGTCATTGCGAACTCAGCAATGGAGGAGATGCTTCCACCAGTCAAAACATCTTTGTGATTCGTGTCAGTAGCTTCTCATGGCACTGAAGGAAAAAGAACATGTCGAGATGGACCGTTTCATGCCAATAAGTAATCGCATTATGTGTCATCACCAGCGCCTTTTCTTTGGAGGGTAAAAGGGTCATTTGTGCGTATCCTCCATGACATCTCTTTAATTTTCGGAAGGGTCTCCGTCTGGTAAATTATGCCTATAAGTAGTCCATGACAAGAGAATCATCATGGCAATACAAGTAAAGGTGTGTCAAAGATTCAGCAGCACAATGTGGGGGATGGCGCGCATCGATGAGTGGAAACCGGTGATGGCAATGCTGGTCTTCGACCTCATCTCTGCCGTGACAACGGCCCTGATCAAGGCGGCGCTCGAGGAAGGGCTCGACCGTCTAGTGCTCATCACGCTGCGTCAACTGGTGGCCACGGTCTTCCTTTCTCCGATCGCATTTTTCAAAGAACGGTACATAAATTTTGATTTGCAGAAGATGACCAGAGTTCAGAACTTATCCTAGAATATGATGCTGCTGTTGTTTTCTTTCAGGAACACACGGCCTAAGCTCACACTGGAGATCCTGGTGTACCTCTTCTTCAGCGCAGCGTTAGGGTACGGttggcaaacatagcatcacaacaaTCACTTCCTCATATTAGTACAGCGACCCGGCTATAGAATGCTCTGCCAGATATGATTCTGCTTGATTCATCATTGACTTTTCCTCCCATTTTAGCGCTGCGCTCTCTCAGTATACCTTCTTCTACGGGCTGCAGTACACAACGGCAACGTTTGCAATAACTTTCACCAACCTGGCTCCTGTGCTCACTTTCCTCATCGCTGTCTTGCTCCGGTGTGTGTGTGTGCCGATTTTCAAATTTACCTGGTACCTTTCTCATGCACTTTGTTCTTGCTAATATCTAAACCCTTTGGGAATACGGCTCATGGATGTAGGGTGGAGTCACTGAACATGAAGAACAAGGCAGGAGCTGCGAAGATCATCGGGACACTCATGTCGTTCGCAGGCGTCATGCTCCTGACCCTCTACAAGGGTGTGGCCTTGACACACCAAGCAGAGCCTTCAGGCCAGCATGCAGAAATAGCAGCAGCAGAATCTGGCAAGAAGAGCTGGACCCTGGGCACTCTAGCGTTACTGGCAAACTGCCTGTGCTTCTCCTTTTGGCTCCTGCTGCAGTCCAAGCTCACCAAGAAGTACCCAGCACTCTACTCCAGCACTGCATACATGTTCCTCATCAGCTCCCTGCAGGGCGGGGGCCTGACGGCGGCGATACAGCGGCGGGCATCGGTGTGGGTCCTCACAAAGCCAGTGGAGATTGTTACAGTACTATACACAGTAAGATCTTTTTGTTGCAGTTTACCAAAAAAGAGTGAACTCTGCAGAGAATTGGCTGAACCAAAGAACACTTGTTTCATATGTTGCAGGGAATCTTGGGGTCTGGAGTGGGATATGTACTGATGACATGGTGTGTGGAGAAGAGAGGGCCAGTGTTCACTTCAGCTTTCATCCCCATCATCCAGATCATGGTGGCCATAATTGATTTCTTCTTTCTCCATGAGAACATCTACCTTGGAAGGTAAACCAGATTTGCCTCAGATATTAAATCAGTACAGTCTCATGATCATTCATTCATTTCCCATACTGAAATAAATGATGCATAATCTTTTCAGTTTATGAGTGAGTTTATCCACTTTTGCACTTGTAGAACTGCAATGGCTGGTCCAAATGGCATCAccttttgtattttttgttttgccCTTGCAGTGTGCTGGGATCCACACTGATGATCTTGGGCCTCTATATTCTGCTGTGGGGAAAGAGCAGGGATGCCTCGGCGACAGTACCACCTGCCAAAGAGGAAGAGGATAAGGAGAAGCAAATCAAATCATAAGGACCAAGCTATGGCACTCTTAGGTTGTAAAACTATGGCATATATTCCTCCTTAGTTTTCTACACCTACGTAGTTTAACCAAGAGGAATAGTATACAGTACTGTTAGTAATGCAGTTGTCGTATGCGTTTTCGCTCGCACAACGAGACGATACGTCGGGCAAATTTCTGCAGCTATATGCCTAAATGTAGCCCAAATTCTTCAGGTGATAAAGAGCGGTGGGCATAGGTTGCCAATATCTCAGTACGTTAGAAGGTCACATCTGTCATATTGAGcatgaaaagaaataaaagaaaagaaaagaaaatattctccGCACGATTTTTGTACGACCACCCCACGGTCCTGTGGGGGCGGCTATATCGaatcaatgctttgcgatttgattTGGACTTAAAGAAATGTTTTGCTCATCAAAGAAGAGACAGTGGGCATTGGATCTAAGAACTTTCGCACGGGAAGGCGTTCCCCTAAATTGTTCCTTGTAGGTCCTAAACGGGCTCATGCCAAAATTTTCAGTGCTAAGACAGCATCTAATGCCCTACAGTGTAGAAGAAGGCCATGCAGGAAGGATCACAAGCTATATTTTGCTTGCCAGAAATTGGAAAAAAGGGGGGCAGAGCCTTACTTTGTTCCTTCGCActatgcaataaagagacagctATTCGATTCAGCCGGGTGCGCAATTTGCTCGATACGGCAAATTTCCCACAATTATTCAGACATTAAGAGAACAAACGATGTGCTCCTCTCCCCCGGGCCATGTTTTAGCTCTCGGTCACGTGTGCGAAAACGAAACCGTGAGTCGGAGACATGCCTTGAGATGCCATTTTCCGGACCTTCGCCTGTCACCACCCCTATAAAAACCATGGCATAACCAGAAACAAATTGCCCATCAGATCATCGAGGCAGACGGACTGAAAATGTGGAGTGCAGGATGCGTGGAGCAGTGGATGccgacggcggcgatggtggcgacgAACATCGTGATCGCCGTCATGACCGCGCTGCTCAAGCAGGCGCTGAACCAGGGGATGAACCGGCTGGTCCTCATCACTTTCAGGCAGATGCTGGCCACTGTATTCCTTGGCCCCATTGCCTACTTCAAGGAAAGGTATCATCATTACTATTATCAAAAGCAAAGGCAAAAACAGATCATCATGGCGATAAAAGCAGCTGCTAGTACTAGTACCAGTAGTCGTCGTTGGTATTTCACTGTCGCTGATCATGCACATGAACTGGCCTTTTTTTTGTGTTCCTCCTTTCAGGAAGACAAGACCAAAGATCACTGCTGAAATCTTTGCGTACCTGTTCCTTAGTGGAATCCTCGGCCCGGTCCTGCTTCAGTACACGCTCTTCGTCGGGCTGGAGTACACGACCGCAACGTTTGCTGCGACTTTCGGCAATCTGCTCCCGGTGGTTACCTTCCTGATATCACTCGCTTTCGGGTAAATGTTCATTCTCTTTCCTGTGGCAAAAAGTTGTTTTCTGTGAAAAGAAGGTTTCTTCCATGTAGTAGGTCATGTTGCAAAGTTTCATATACAAGTGTGTAGCACGACTATAAGTTTGAATCGACTCTGTTTGAACACTTTAATACAGCTTCCATTAATCTAACTAGGAGTAGTACAATAGGAGCTTGAAATGCAATATAAGACCCTAATAGCTAGTTTGATTCTGCACTATTACTTTTTAAATCTGTTTTCATCAAATCTAGCACATAATAGCATCTTGAACTGAATCAACAGCAAAAGAAAAAGACTTCGACTTTACGGACCACATCGATCAGCGTATCCTATGAACAGAACTTTAACACACATAATTTTCTAAGTCATGTGAATCAGAATTAAACACTTTTTCATAATTTTCTAGGTTTGTATTGCACACCTATGAGCCATGATTTATAAACACAATTAGTAGAAAACCAAACAAATTCAAAT
The sequence above is drawn from the Triticum aestivum cultivar Chinese Spring chromosome 7A, IWGSC CS RefSeq v2.1, whole genome shotgun sequence genome and encodes:
- the LOC123148340 gene encoding WAT1-related protein At3g30340, encoding MAIQVKVCQRFSSTMWGMARIDEWKPVMAMLVFDLISAVTTALIKAALEEGLDRLVLITLRQLVATVFLSPIAFFKERNTRPKLTLEILVYLFFSAALGAALSQYTFFYGLQYTTATFAITFTNLAPVLTFLIAVLLRVESLNMKNKAGAAKIIGTLMSFAGVMLLTLYKGVALTHQAEPSGQHAEIAAAESGKKSWTLGTLALLANCLCFSFWLLLQSKLTKKYPALYSSTAYMFLISSLQGGGLTAAIQRRASVWVLTKPVEIVTVLYTGILGSGVGYVLMTWCVEKRGPVFTSAFIPIIQIMVAIIDFFFLHENIYLGSVLGSTLMILGLYILLWGKSRDASATVPPAKEEEDKEKQIKS